A genomic region of Catalinimonas niigatensis contains the following coding sequences:
- a CDS encoding efflux RND transporter permease subunit has translation MLKKIIDRPVLTLVISIVLVLAGAASIFQLPVERFPEIAPPSVSVQVYYPGGNAETVAKSVLLPIEEAINGTENMTYANSTATNSGRGRVSVYFEPGTDPDLAAVDIQNRISTVVQQIPPEVVESGITVMKRMKGTLMTINIFAEDENSPYNETFLNAYTRMNIRRELKRVEGLAEAAILRSRDYAMRIWLNPERLALYGLTPRDVYQQIQDQSFEAAPGKFGENSDEVFEIPLKHSGRFSEPEEYENIVIKSEEDGLQLHLRDVARIEFGASNYTSQNRLDSRPSVTIDIVQQSGANAVEIDKSVREILEDQAKVFPEGMDYEITYSVRDQIDESMGHVKQTLIEAFILVFLVVFIFLQDFKATFITAITIPISLVGTFFFLSLVGVSMNVLSMFSIVLSIGIVVDNAIVVVEAIFEKMQHYSMPAREAVTSALSEITGAIVSITMVIAAVFLPVGFLQGPVGVFYQEFAYTIIIAVVISAIIALTLGPVMFILLYKKVGKKRQENRVMGKLKKSRKVRKVKTVGTLGLRKFDNLFDKFTRKYVNLARLAIQYKWVSLAGLLGAVLVTVFLVNRTPQAFIPTEDDNFLIFSLSMPEGASLHRTNQALIQVDSILQLEPAVESVNTVSGYNVVSDAESPSSGMGYIILKSIDERGEIEDIDELIKHLMGKLSVISDAQGINMYPRPTVQGFGNFDGVQLMLQDISDGDLSEFGVLVNEFIAELNQQNEIENAFTSYNTNFPQYRLNIDYKKAKALGVSVKDMMFTVQSNFGRTRVGDFNRFTRQYGVFMQSDISYRENPEAFNAIFVKNDENEMVPLNTIVQLEEAFGPETVTRYNLYNAAKINITPAQGFSTGDVMNKIEELSEQTLPASLNFEWTSMSLEEKKSGSDSTIVFIISIVLVYFILAAQYESFWLPMAVILSLPTGILGVFAFINLAGIDNNIYVQVGIIMLIGLLAKNAILIVEFAAQKRRAGSNLLDAVLDASALRLRAIVMTSLAFTAGLIPLMFSEGSSAIGNKSVSIGTAGGMLSGVFLGILIIPVLTYLFLQLSERFNIKTT, from the coding sequence ATGTTAAAAAAAATAATAGACCGGCCGGTACTCACCCTTGTAATTTCAATAGTATTGGTGCTGGCGGGTGCAGCCAGTATTTTCCAACTTCCGGTAGAACGATTTCCTGAAATTGCCCCTCCCAGTGTGAGTGTTCAGGTGTATTATCCGGGCGGTAATGCTGAAACCGTAGCCAAGTCAGTACTGCTGCCAATTGAAGAAGCTATCAATGGTACTGAGAACATGACCTATGCCAATTCTACCGCCACCAACTCCGGTAGAGGGAGGGTTTCAGTATACTTTGAACCGGGGACCGATCCGGATCTGGCAGCAGTGGATATCCAAAACCGTATTTCTACGGTGGTACAGCAAATTCCGCCGGAAGTTGTTGAGTCGGGTATTACCGTAATGAAAAGAATGAAGGGAACGCTCATGACCATCAACATCTTTGCTGAAGATGAAAACTCTCCCTACAATGAAACTTTTCTGAATGCCTATACCCGAATGAATATAAGGCGGGAATTAAAACGAGTAGAAGGCCTGGCTGAAGCTGCCATCCTGCGCTCCCGGGATTATGCTATGCGTATCTGGCTGAACCCTGAAAGATTAGCCCTGTATGGACTTACTCCCCGGGATGTGTACCAGCAAATCCAGGATCAGAGTTTTGAAGCCGCCCCTGGTAAATTCGGAGAAAATTCTGATGAAGTTTTTGAAATACCCCTAAAGCACAGCGGAAGGTTCAGTGAGCCCGAAGAGTATGAAAATATCGTGATCAAATCTGAGGAGGATGGGCTTCAACTACATTTACGGGATGTAGCACGCATTGAGTTTGGAGCCTCCAACTATACCAGCCAGAACCGCCTGGATAGCCGTCCATCGGTAACCATCGACATTGTCCAGCAAAGTGGGGCCAATGCGGTAGAAATTGATAAAAGTGTCCGTGAGATTCTGGAAGATCAGGCCAAAGTATTTCCTGAAGGTATGGATTACGAAATTACCTATAGCGTAAGAGATCAGATTGATGAATCCATGGGGCACGTAAAACAAACGCTGATTGAAGCCTTTATTCTTGTGTTCCTGGTGGTGTTCATTTTCTTGCAGGATTTCAAAGCTACTTTCATTACCGCTATCACCATCCCTATCTCTCTGGTAGGCACGTTCTTTTTCCTTTCACTGGTTGGGGTTTCTATGAATGTACTTAGTATGTTCTCCATTGTACTGTCTATTGGTATTGTGGTGGATAATGCCATTGTGGTAGTAGAGGCCATTTTTGAAAAGATGCAACATTATAGTATGCCAGCCCGGGAAGCAGTAACTTCTGCCTTATCTGAGATCACAGGAGCTATTGTGTCCATTACAATGGTGATTGCGGCTGTATTTCTGCCGGTAGGATTCCTGCAAGGACCGGTAGGAGTTTTCTATCAGGAGTTTGCCTATACTATTATTATTGCTGTAGTGATTTCAGCAATCATAGCCCTTACCCTGGGCCCTGTGATGTTTATATTGCTTTATAAGAAGGTTGGCAAGAAAAGGCAGGAAAACCGGGTAATGGGAAAACTAAAGAAGTCAAGAAAGGTACGCAAGGTAAAGACAGTAGGTACGCTAGGCTTGCGTAAGTTTGACAATCTCTTCGATAAGTTTACGCGCAAATATGTGAATCTGGCCCGCCTGGCCATTCAATACAAATGGGTAAGTTTAGCCGGGCTATTGGGCGCAGTTCTGGTTACGGTCTTTTTGGTCAATCGTACTCCACAGGCTTTTATTCCTACCGAAGATGATAACTTCCTGATTTTTTCACTCTCAATGCCTGAAGGCGCTTCGCTTCACAGAACCAATCAGGCGCTGATACAAGTTGATTCCATTCTCCAGCTGGAACCTGCAGTAGAGAGTGTGAATACGGTTTCTGGCTACAATGTTGTGAGTGATGCCGAAAGTCCCTCTTCCGGTATGGGGTATATTATATTGAAAAGTATAGATGAACGAGGTGAGATAGAAGACATTGATGAACTCATTAAACATTTGATGGGCAAGCTTTCAGTCATCAGTGATGCCCAAGGAATCAATATGTATCCCCGGCCTACAGTTCAGGGATTTGGTAACTTTGACGGAGTGCAGCTCATGTTGCAGGATATCTCGGATGGTGATCTAAGCGAGTTTGGAGTCTTGGTTAACGAGTTTATTGCTGAGCTTAACCAGCAGAATGAAATTGAGAATGCTTTCACGTCCTACAACACTAATTTTCCCCAGTACCGATTGAATATCGACTATAAAAAAGCCAAAGCCCTGGGCGTGAGTGTCAAGGATATGATGTTCACTGTTCAATCTAATTTTGGCCGCACCAGGGTTGGCGATTTTAATAGATTTACCCGGCAATATGGAGTATTCATGCAATCGGATATCTCCTACCGCGAAAACCCGGAGGCTTTCAATGCCATTTTTGTCAAAAATGATGAGAATGAGATGGTTCCCTTGAATACCATTGTGCAACTAGAAGAAGCTTTCGGTCCGGAAACCGTGACACGATATAATTTATACAATGCAGCTAAAATTAATATTACTCCTGCCCAGGGCTTCAGCACTGGAGATGTAATGAATAAAATTGAAGAATTGAGTGAGCAAACCTTACCTGCCAGTCTTAATTTTGAGTGGACCAGCATGAGTCTGGAAGAGAAAAAATCAGGATCAGATTCCACCATTGTATTTATCATCAGCATTGTATTGGTATATTTCATTCTGGCTGCCCAGTATGAGAGCTTTTGGCTACCAATGGCCGTAATCCTTTCTCTCCCTACCGGAATTCTGGGCGTTTTTGCCTTCATCAATCTTGCCGGTATCGATAATAATATCTACGTGCAGGTAGGAATTATCATGCTGATTGGTCTACTCGCTAAAAATGCCATTTTGATTGTAGAATTTGCCGCTCAAAAAAGACGGGCAGGGAGCAATCTTTTGGATGCCGTATTGGATGCCAGTGCTTTACGCCTTAGAGCCATTGTGATGACCTCACTCGCATTTACTGCCGGTTTAATACCCCTTATGTTTTCTGAGGGTTCTTCGGCTATAGGTAACAAATCAGTGAGTATAGGCACGGCAGGCGGAATGTTATCCGGTGTGTTCCTGGGTATTCTCATCATACCGGTACTAACTTATTTGTTTCTTCAGCTAAGTGAGCGGTTCAATATTAAAACTACCTAA